The genomic DNA GTTCCACTACCGTGATCCGCGCTGCGAGCGCGGCGTCGTGGAGGTGCACGAGGTCGTTCCGTTCGCCGAGTTGTATCAGCGCAACGGGCTGCAGTTCCTGCCGTTCAACACGCTGTACCAGTACCGCGTCGACGAGCGGCTGGCGGATGCTGACGCCGCGCTGCTCATCCCGGATCTGATCGCTTTCCTGCTGACGGGCACCCGCGTCGCGGAGCGGACGAACGCCTCGACGACAGGACTCCTGGGTGTGCGTTCGGGCGAGTGGGACGTCGAGCTGGCGGATCGCCTCGGCATCCCCTCAGCCGCGCTCCCCGCTCTGGTCAATCCCGGCACGCGGATCGGGATGCTGCGCCCCGAGCTCGCGGCACGCATCGGAAAAGACCTCCCCGTCATCGCGGTCGGCTCGCATGACACGGCATCCGCCGTCGTCGCCGTGCCGCTTTCGTCGCCGAACGCGGCATACATCTCGTGCGGCACCTGGGGTCTTGTCGGCGTCGAACTCTCCGAGCCGGTGCTGACGGATGCTGCACGCGAAGCCAACTTCACGCACGAACTCGGTGTCGACGGACGCTACCGCTTCCTCCACAACGTCACGGGGCTCTGGCTGCTGAGCGAGACGGTGCGCGCGTGGGAGGCGGAGGACGGCGCGGCGATCGACCTGCCCGATCTGCTGGATGCCGCGTCCGCCGTGCCCGCTGACATCGCGCTGTTCGACGCGAACGACGTGTCGTTGAGCGCTCCTGGCGATATGCCCGCGCGAATCGCCGCTGTGCTGCACGCCGGCGGCTCGGTCGTTCCCGACAGTCGCCCGGCCTTCGCCCGCGCGATCGTCGAGTCGATCGCCGCGGCCTTCGCTTCGGCCGTGCGCACCGCGGGCGATCTGTCGGGGCGTCAACTCGACAGCATCCATCTCGTCGGCGGCGGATCGCTCAACCGGCTGCTGTGCCAGGCGACCGCCGACCGCTCGGGTCTTCCGGTGCTCGCGGGGCCCGTCGAGGCGACCGCACTCGGCAACGTGCTCGTGCAGGCCCGTACGCTGGGCGCCGCGCCCGCGACGCTCGAGGAGCTGCGAGCACTGGTCGCCCGCACGCACGAGCCCATGCGCTTCGACACCAGCTGAGGACCGTCGCGACTGCGTGCAGCCCTCCGCTAGCGTCACACGCCCGGGGAGGTCCCGGGAGGTGTCCCGTGGTGTCGCCGAACGCGGACTAGAGCGGCCACAAGCGCCACCTCCCGTCACAGACACGCGGGGGAGGTGTCGCGAAGTGCCGCTGAAGCCGCCCCGATGCGACCAGTAGCGCCACCTCCCGCGCCGTGCCTCCCGCGCCCCACCTCCCGCGCCCTGCCTCCCGCGCAGCCTCCCGCGCGCAGCAGGACGCCCCGACCGCGCGAGCAGCCGGGGCGTCGTGGCCCGCGACTCAGAAGTCGAAGTCGCCGATGTTGTCCGCGTTGAATTCGAACGGGTCGCCGAGCAGGACGGTGCCGTCGGCGCCGACCGTGTACTCGCCGAGGTCTCCGGCTTCGAAGGTGTCGCCCTCGGCGCCGGTGATGTCGCCCTGGGTGAGTGCGGCTGCCGCGTAGGCGGACAGGTAACCGAGCTCCTCCGGGTTCCACAGTGCGAACGCGGTGACCGTGCCGTCCTCGACGTATTCGCGCATCTGGTTCGGCGTGCCTAGACCTGTCAGCGCGACGGCGCCCTTGTAGTCGGACGTCGAGAGGTAGCGGGCCGCTGCGGCGATACCGACCGTCGTGGGCGAGATGATGCCCTTCAGGTTCGGGTACGTCTGCAGCAGTGCCGCGGTCTTGTCGAACGAGGTCTGGTCGTCGTCGTCGCCGTACACCGTCTCGACGAGCGTGATGTCGGGGTAGTCACTCGCGAGGTACTCCGCCATCAGGTCGATCCAGGCGTTCTGGTTGGTCGCGTTCGCCGAGGCCGACAGCACCGCGATCTCGCCCGCGCCACCGATCTGCTCGGCGATCAGGTCGACCTGCACCTTCGCGATGCCCTCGGCATCGGCCTGGTTGATGAACAGGTCGCGGCAGTCCGGGTTGGTGTCGGAGTCGAACGTGACGACCTTGACGCCCGCGTCGCGCGCCTCGTTCAGCGCATCGCAGATGGCCTTCGGATCATTCGCCGAGACGACCAGAGCACCGACGCCCTGCTGCGTGGCCGTGTTGATGTAGCTCACCTGGGCATCGGGAGTCGCCTCAGCCGGTCCCACCTCGGCGAACGTGCCGCCGAGCTCGTCGACCGCGGTTTTGCCGCCCTTGCTGGACGTGTCGAAGTACGGGTTGCCGAGGTTCTTCGGCAGGAACGTGATGGTGAGGTTGTCGGAGCCGCCTTCGGCCCCGCCGCCGTCACCACCCGTCCCGCTGCCGGTGTCGGCGCAGCCGGTCAGGACCAGCGCCGCGGCCACGGCGACAGCCGCGAAAGCCGTGACACGCTTGCGTGAAAACTTCATTGTTCTTCCTTTCGTGGATGCTGCCACAGACGGATGCCGGTGGCACGAGGCGCCTCAGGATGCAGAGGAGGCTGTGAGACGTGAGGGAGGAATCCTGGCGCGAAGTCGCTGCGCCCACGCGAGCAGGCTCGCCGCGACCACGGATGCGACGAGAAGACCGCCGGTGATGATGTTGATCACATCCGAGGTGACGTTCGCCAGTCGCAACCCACTGGAGAGCACACCGATCAGGAGCACAGCGGCGACGACCCCGTGCAATCGGCCGCGGCCGCCGAACACCGACACACCGCCGAGCACCACTGCCGCGATCACCTGCAGCTCGAGGCCTGTCGCATTGTCGCCACGGGCGCTGCCGAAGCGCAGCGTGAAGAAGATTCCGGCGAATGCCGCGACGACGCCGGCGAGCACGAACAGGATGAACTTCGTGCGTTCGACGTGCACGCCGGAGAATCGCGCGGCATCCTTCGACAGGCCGATCGCGTAGATACCGCGGCCGAACGGCGTGAAGTGCAGCAGCACCACGAAGATCACGAGCAGCACGAGGAACGGCACGGTGATGTACGGGATCGTGGTGCCGGCGATCTTCGCCTTGGCCAATGCCGTCCACATCTCGGGGAAGTCGGTGACCGCCGTGGTGCCGAGCAGCCCGACCGCGAGGCCGCGGAACAGCGCGAGCGTGCCGATCGTGACAGCGAGCGACGGGAGCCCGACCACCGTCACAAGGAACCCGTTGACCGCGCCGCCGACCACTCCGACGGCAAGAGCCGCGAGGGCGGCGACCTCGAACGGGGCGCCCGCCTGGGTGAGTACGCCCGTCACGACGCTGGCGAGTCCGACCATGCTGCCCACCGACAGGTCGATCTCGCCCGTGGCCATGATCAACGCCATGGGCAGCGCGATGAGCAGGATCGGAGCGACGTCGAGCAGCAGGTAGTTCAGCGTGATCGGCTGCGCGAATCCTCGCACCGTCGACATCGCGACGATCACCACGAGGATGAGGAGCGCGATGATCGCCATCTCCCTGGTGAACAGCACTCGGTGCCAGAGCGGGCGGTCGTGCTCCCGGATGACTCGGGTCGTGGCCGTGGCCGTGGTGGCGGTCATGATTCGTCCCTCGCCTCGATGAGACGCCGTTTCTGTCTGACCGCGAGCACGCGGTCGAGCACGATGGCGCCGATGATGAGCGCGCCGACGACGGCCCGCTGCCAGAAGTCCTGGATGCCGAGGATCGGGAGCGCGCGGTTGATGGTCATCAGCAGCATCGCGCCGATCGCGGCGCCCCACACCGAGCCGACGCCTCCAGTGATCGCGATGCCGCCGATCACGGCAGCGCCGACAGCATCCAGTTCCCAACCAGCGCCCGCCTGGGAGCTGACGGACCCGTAACGCGCGGCATAGAAGACTCCGGCGAGTCCGGCGAGCGCGCCGGAAAGCACGAAGGCGGTGAGCAGGCGTCGCGTGACCTTGAGACCGTAAAGCTCCGCGGCAGCAGGGTCAGAGCCGATCGCGTAGTACTCACGTCCTCCGCGGGTGTTGCGCATGTACCAGGCGGCCGCCGCGAGCACGATCACCGCGACGATCGCGAGCACGGGGATGCCGATGAGCTGGGCCGTTCCGAGCCCGAGGAAGTCCTTGGGCATGTCGGAGGCGTTGACCCGGTCGCTGCCCGCCCAGAGCACGTTGATGCCGCGGTAGGCGTACAGCGTGCCGAGCGTGATCACCATGGCGGGGACCTTCGCGAAGGCGACCAGCGCGCCGTTGACGAGACCCAGCAGCCCGCCGAAGGCGACGGCTGCGATGACGACGAAGACGATCGGGATGCCGGGGATGTCGATGAACAGTCGTCCGGTGAGATAGGCGGTCAGTCCCATCACCGACCCGACTGAGAGGTCGACGTTGCGGGTGATGATGACGATGGCCTGTCCGACCGCGACGAGCACGAGGATCGACGGCGTGAGCAGCAGGTCGCGCCATCCGTCTGCGCTGAACAGGAAGTTCGGGTTCTTCGCCGTCGCGGCGATGACGACCAGCGCCAGGGCGATCAGGATGCCGAACTCCCGCGCCCGGCCGACGCCGCCCATGGCCTTGCCCAGTCCTGAGCGCTGGATCGCGGTGGTGGTCACGAGTGGATCTCCATTGCATGTGTGGCGGCGAACATGACGTTCTCGCTGGTCGCGTCTGCGCGGTCGATCTCGGCCGTGATTCGCCCCTCGCGCATGACCAGCACGCGGTCGGCCATCCCCAGCACCTCCGGGAGCTCCGACGAGATCATGAGGATGCCCATGCCTTCACCGGCGAGCTGGGAGAGCAGTCGGTGCACCTCTGCCTTGGTGCCGACGTCGATACCGCGCGTCGGTTCATCGATGATGAGCACTCGCGGGTTCGTCGCCAGCCATTTCGCGAGCACGACCTTCTGCTGGTTGCCGCCGGAGAGCGTGGAGGAGACCGTGTCGAGGGCGTGCGCCTTGACCTCGAGTCGGCTGGCCCATTCCTTCGCGGCGCGATTCTCCATGCCGGTGGTCAGGAGACCGAACTTCGCGAGCCGACTGCGGATCGCCATCGTGATGTTGCTTCCGACTCCGGACTCGATCACGAGGCCCTGCTTGCGCCGATCCTCAGGAACCAGCGCGAGACCTGCGCGCATGGCGTGGGTCGGGCTGTGGCGCGGTACGGTCTCGCCCAGCATGCGCACCTCGCCTTCGCGGTACGCGTCGACGCCGAAAACCGCACGGGCGACCTCACTCCGACCGGCGCCGACGAGTCCGGCGAGTGCGACGATCTCGCCGGCTCGCACGGTGAACGAGATGTCATGGAAGATGCCGGGGCTCGTGAGGTCCTTGATCTCGAGCAACGGGTCACCGATCGGCACGGTCTGCTTGGGGAAGAGTTCCGTGACGTCTCGACCGACCATCTGCCGGACGAGTTCGTCGACGGTCGTCTCGGCGATCGCCGTGGTGCTGATGTACGCGCCGTCGCGCATGACGGTGACGGTGTCGCACAGGGCGAAGACCTCGTCGAAGCGGTGCGAGATGAACAGCACCGCCCGTCCCTCATCGCGAAGACTGCGAGCGACCGCGAAGAGACGTTCGACCTCTACCCCGCTGAGCGCCGCGGTCGGCTCGTCCATGATGAGCACGCTGGCATCGAGAGATATCGCCTTGGCGATCTCGATGATCTGCTGATCTGCGATCGAGAGGCCCTCGGTGATGCGATCAGGGTCGAGGGAGACGCCCAGCCTCCGGAAGATCTGCTCGACCTCCTGACGCATCGACTTGCGGTCGATGCGTCCGATCCTGCTCGTCGGCTGCCGCCCCATGAAGATGTTCTCGGTGACCGAGAGATCGGGGAACAGGGTCGGCTCCTGATAGATCACGGCGATGCCGGCAGCCTTGGACTGCGCCGTGCTGGTGAAGTCGACGTCGTCGCCGTGCAGTCGGAACTCTCCGGAGTCGCGGCGGTACAGCCCGGCCATGATCTTCACGAGCGTGGACTTTCCCGCGCCGTTCTCTCCGATCAGCGCATGGATCGACTGCGAGCGCAACGTCAGGCTGCCGGAGCGCAGCGCCACGACCGGCCCGAAGGACTTCACGACGCGATGCAGTTCCAGCGCGGCATCCGCTGGGCTGCTGTTCTCGACTTCGACGGCCACTGGCGCGTCCTCTCCGTTGAGGGGATCGATCTGATCTGCGACTGAATCTAACATGAATCGATTCATGTACGTTTCAAGCTAGTGTATGAAACAACGCCACGAGGTCAACACCACGGTGACCGAATCGTGATCGATCAACGAGGAGAGGTGAGGTCGTGTCGGTGAGCATCCGCGATGTCGCGCAGCGTGCCGGCGTCTCCGTCGGCACCGTCTCGAACGTGCTCAACCGTCCCGAAGAGGTCTCGGCGGATTCCGTGCAGCGCGTCAGTTCGGCGATCGAGGAACTCGGATATGTGCGCAACGACGCTGCCCGGAAGCTCCGCGCCGGTGTCAGCACGACCGTGGGGTTCGTCGTGCTCGACGGCCAGAATCCGTTCTACAATGACGTCGTCCGCGGCGCAGAGGACGAGGCGACTCGTCACGGTATCGCTATCCTCTACGGCAACACCGATGAGGACCCGTCGCGCGAGAAGGTCTACCTCGATCTGTTCCGGGAGCAGCAGGTGCGCGGGCTTCTCATCGCCCCGTACGGCGATGTGATGACGCAGCTGCGCCGGTTCCGCTCCTCCGGCATCGCCACCGTGCTCGTCGACCGGTTCAGCGCAGACAGCGGCTTCTCGTCCGTGTCGGTGGACAGCGTCGCCGGTGGGCGGCTCGCCGTGGAGCACCTGATCGAGAGCGGCCGACGACGGGTCGCCTTCGTCGGCGGTCCGTTCGAGATGCGTCAGGTCACCGACCGGCTAGCCGGTGCACGGGCAGCGGCC from Microbacterium profundi includes the following:
- a CDS encoding rhamnulokinase, with product MIGRVGPDTLDLELVTRFPNGPVELEDGLHWDFDALYGHIIVGLAEAVRREPAIESIGIDSWAVDYGLLRDGELLTQPFHYRDPRCERGVVEVHEVVPFAELYQRNGLQFLPFNTLYQYRVDERLADADAALLIPDLIAFLLTGTRVAERTNASTTGLLGVRSGEWDVELADRLGIPSAALPALVNPGTRIGMLRPELAARIGKDLPVIAVGSHDTASAVVAVPLSSPNAAYISCGTWGLVGVELSEPVLTDAAREANFTHELGVDGRYRFLHNVTGLWLLSETVRAWEAEDGAAIDLPDLLDAASAVPADIALFDANDVSLSAPGDMPARIAAVLHAGGSVVPDSRPAFARAIVESIAAAFASAVRTAGDLSGRQLDSIHLVGGGSLNRLLCQATADRSGLPVLAGPVEATALGNVLVQARTLGAAPATLEELRALVARTHEPMRFDTS
- the rhaS gene encoding rhamnose ABC transporter substrate-binding protein is translated as MKFSRKRVTAFAAVAVAAALVLTGCADTGSGTGGDGGGAEGGSDNLTITFLPKNLGNPYFDTSSKGGKTAVDELGGTFAEVGPAEATPDAQVSYINTATQQGVGALVVSANDPKAICDALNEARDAGVKVVTFDSDTNPDCRDLFINQADAEGIAKVQVDLIAEQIGGAGEIAVLSASANATNQNAWIDLMAEYLASDYPDITLVETVYGDDDDQTSFDKTAALLQTYPNLKGIISPTTVGIAAAARYLSTSDYKGAVALTGLGTPNQMREYVEDGTVTAFALWNPEELGYLSAYAAAALTQGDITGAEGDTFEAGDLGEYTVGADGTVLLGDPFEFNADNIGDFDF
- a CDS encoding ABC transporter permease, which codes for MTATTATATTRVIREHDRPLWHRVLFTREMAIIALLILVVIVAMSTVRGFAQPITLNYLLLDVAPILLIALPMALIMATGEIDLSVGSMVGLASVVTGVLTQAGAPFEVAALAALAVGVVGGAVNGFLVTVVGLPSLAVTIGTLALFRGLAVGLLGTTAVTDFPEMWTALAKAKIAGTTIPYITVPFLVLLVIFVVLLHFTPFGRGIYAIGLSKDAARFSGVHVERTKFILFVLAGVVAAFAGIFFTLRFGSARGDNATGLELQVIAAVVLGGVSVFGGRGRLHGVVAAVLLIGVLSSGLRLANVTSDVINIITGGLLVASVVAASLLAWAQRLRARIPPSRLTASSAS
- a CDS encoding ABC transporter permease; this encodes MGGVGRAREFGILIALALVVIAATAKNPNFLFSADGWRDLLLTPSILVLVAVGQAIVIITRNVDLSVGSVMGLTAYLTGRLFIDIPGIPIVFVVIAAVAFGGLLGLVNGALVAFAKVPAMVITLGTLYAYRGINVLWAGSDRVNASDMPKDFLGLGTAQLIGIPVLAIVAVIVLAAAAWYMRNTRGGREYYAIGSDPAAAELYGLKVTRRLLTAFVLSGALAGLAGVFYAARYGSVSSQAGAGWELDAVGAAVIGGIAITGGVGSVWGAAIGAMLLMTINRALPILGIQDFWQRAVVGALIIGAIVLDRVLAVRQKRRLIEARDES
- a CDS encoding sugar ABC transporter ATP-binding protein; amino-acid sequence: MLDSVADQIDPLNGEDAPVAVEVENSSPADAALELHRVVKSFGPVVALRSGSLTLRSQSIHALIGENGAGKSTLVKIMAGLYRRDSGEFRLHGDDVDFTSTAQSKAAGIAVIYQEPTLFPDLSVTENIFMGRQPTSRIGRIDRKSMRQEVEQIFRRLGVSLDPDRITEGLSIADQQIIEIAKAISLDASVLIMDEPTAALSGVEVERLFAVARSLRDEGRAVLFISHRFDEVFALCDTVTVMRDGAYISTTAIAETTVDELVRQMVGRDVTELFPKQTVPIGDPLLEIKDLTSPGIFHDISFTVRAGEIVALAGLVGAGRSEVARAVFGVDAYREGEVRMLGETVPRHSPTHAMRAGLALVPEDRRKQGLVIESGVGSNITMAIRSRLAKFGLLTTGMENRAAKEWASRLEVKAHALDTVSSTLSGGNQQKVVLAKWLATNPRVLIIDEPTRGIDVGTKAEVHRLLSQLAGEGMGILMISSELPEVLGMADRVLVMREGRITAEIDRADATSENVMFAATHAMEIHS
- a CDS encoding LacI family DNA-binding transcriptional regulator; its protein translation is MSVSIRDVAQRAGVSVGTVSNVLNRPEEVSADSVQRVSSAIEELGYVRNDAARKLRAGVSTTVGFVVLDGQNPFYNDVVRGAEDEATRHGIAILYGNTDEDPSREKVYLDLFREQQVRGLLIAPYGDVMTQLRRFRSSGIATVLVDRFSADSGFSSVSVDSVAGGRLAVEHLIESGRRRVAFVGGPFEMRQVTDRLAGARAAAENASARVDLEVIPTAAMTVEEGAAAGARILARPRREWPDALFASNDLLALGLLQSLVSGGRMLVPDEIAIIGFDDIPFAAAAAVPLSSIRQPSRMIGRTALRIVLEEAADPDSIPRQTVFPPELIIRRSTTG